The Roseibaca calidilacus genome has a window encoding:
- a CDS encoding CBS domain-containing protein translates to MLVSQIVRNKAGSGGVVTLPRGASLEQAAQLLSEKRIGAVVISDDGVTVAGILSERDIVRELGKRGAACMADKVDSVMTRDVFGCAPEDDADVVLQTMTAKRFRHLPVMEDGRMIALISIGDVVAGRLSELQLEKDALTGMIAGY, encoded by the coding sequence ATGCTTGTCAGTCAGATCGTGCGCAACAAAGCCGGAAGCGGCGGGGTGGTCACCTTGCCGCGCGGCGCGTCGCTGGAACAGGCCGCGCAGCTTTTATCGGAAAAGCGGATCGGGGCGGTGGTCATCTCGGATGACGGTGTGACGGTGGCGGGAATCTTGTCCGAGCGCGATATCGTGCGTGAATTGGGCAAGCGCGGCGCCGCTTGCATGGCCGACAAGGTCGATTCCGTCATGACGCGCGATGTGTTCGGCTGTGCGCCAGAGGATGACGCCGATGTGGTGTTGCAGACCATGACCGCGAAACGCTTTCGCCATTTGCCGGTGATGGAGGATGGCCGCATGATCGCGCTGATTTCGATCGGGGACGTGGTTGCGGGCCGTTTGTCGGAACTGCAACTGGAGAAAGACGCGCTGACCGGCATGATCGCGGGCTATTGA
- the coaD gene encoding pantetheine-phosphate adenylyltransferase, with translation MRIGLYPGTFDPLTLGHVDIITRAAQLVDRLVIGVAINRDKGPLFSLEERVRMIEAEVSELSRRTGVEIVAHPFENLLIDCAHDVGATIIIRGLRAVTDFEYEFQMVGMNRAMDDSVETVFLMAEARHQAIASKLVKEIARLGGDVTKFVPPAIRASLLAKLDQRP, from the coding sequence ATGCGCATCGGATTATACCCCGGAACCTTTGACCCGCTGACGCTGGGTCATGTCGATATCATAACGCGCGCGGCACAATTGGTGGACCGTCTGGTGATTGGCGTGGCGATCAACCGCGACAAGGGACCGTTGTTCAGTCTGGAAGAACGCGTGAGGATGATCGAGGCCGAGGTGTCGGAGCTGTCGCGCCGCACCGGGGTCGAGATTGTGGCCCATCCGTTCGAGAACCTGCTGATTGACTGCGCCCATGACGTGGGCGCGACGATCATCATTCGCGGTCTGCGCGCGGTCACGGATTTCGAATATGAATTCCAGATGGTCGGCATGAACCGCGCGATGGATGACAGCGTGGAAACGGTGTTCCTGATGGCAGAGGCCCGCCATCAGGCGATTGCATCGAAACTGGTCAAGGAAATTGCCCGGCTGGGCGGGGATGTCACGAAATTCGTGCCCCCCGCGATCAGGGCATCGCTGCTAGCGAAGCTGGATCAGCGCCCGTAA
- a CDS encoding HesB/IscA family protein, which translates to MSFAIPPRVSDRAFARLAEIAEDAGEVKALRVAVDGGGCSGFQYDIRFDDPAEDDLVLEKGGYKVLVDPVSLPFLENAVIDFSEDLIGARFVIDNPNASSSCGCGISFSM; encoded by the coding sequence ATGTCCTTCGCCATCCCCCCCCGCGTCAGTGACCGGGCCTTTGCCCGCTTGGCCGAGATTGCCGAAGACGCGGGCGAGGTCAAGGCCCTGCGCGTTGCCGTCGATGGCGGCGGCTGTTCGGGCTTTCAGTATGACATCCGCTTCGATGACCCGGCAGAGGATGATCTTGTGCTGGAAAAGGGCGGCTACAAGGTGCTGGTCGACCCTGTGTCGCTGCCCTTTCTGGAAAACGCCGTGATCGACTTTTCCGAAGACCTGATCGGCGCGCGTTTCGTGATCGACAACCCGAATGCCTCTTCCAGTTGCGGTTGTGGCATCAGTTTCTCGATGTAA
- a CDS encoding uracil-xanthine permease family protein, translating into MADNTLGTPEQLRDVDYMPPIHKAIPLGVQHVLAMFVSNVTPAIIVAGAAGFGFGSNSPEFPNLIYMIQMSMFMAGVATLFQTITFGPVGARMPIVQGTSFAFIPIMIPLVAGKGVDAMAAVMGGILVGGLFHAALGLVIGRIRFALPPLVTGLVVTMIGLALVQVGVQYAAGGVPAMGTEAFGNLQSWTVALVVIFVTLGLKFFTRGMLAISAVLLGLLAGYALAFALGMVSFDSVGRAAAFALPNPFHFGMEFSTAAIIGFCAMAFVSAVETVGDVSGIAKGGAGREATDREIAGATYADGLGTAVSGLFGALPNTSFSQNVGLIAMTGVMSRHVVTFGAVLLVVAGLFPKVGAVISTVPIEVLGGGVIVMFGMVVAAGISMLSDVHWNRRNMVIFAIALSLGLGLQLEPSALQHLPDTPRVLLTSGILPAAFIAILLNLILPQELAGEATEEVSGGLHGSGAGLHPADRKG; encoded by the coding sequence ATGGCAGACAACACCCTTGGCACGCCCGAACAGCTACGCGATGTGGATTACATGCCCCCCATACACAAGGCGATCCCGCTGGGCGTGCAGCATGTGCTGGCAATGTTCGTGTCGAACGTCACCCCCGCGATCATCGTGGCGGGGGCTGCGGGCTTCGGCTTTGGGTCGAACTCGCCCGAGTTTCCAAACCTGATCTACATGATCCAGATGTCGATGTTCATGGCGGGCGTGGCAACACTGTTCCAGACCATCACTTTCGGCCCCGTAGGCGCGCGTATGCCCATTGTGCAAGGCACATCTTTCGCCTTCATCCCCATCATGATCCCGTTGGTTGCGGGCAAAGGGGTGGATGCGATGGCGGCCGTCATGGGCGGCATCCTTGTGGGCGGGCTGTTTCATGCCGCGCTGGGATTGGTGATCGGGCGCATTCGCTTTGCGCTGCCGCCCTTGGTCACGGGGTTGGTCGTGACCATGATCGGTTTGGCACTGGTGCAGGTGGGCGTGCAATATGCCGCCGGCGGCGTGCCCGCCATGGGAACAGAAGCCTTCGGCAACCTGCAAAGCTGGACAGTGGCGTTGGTGGTGATCTTTGTCACGCTGGGGCTGAAATTCTTCACACGCGGCATGTTGGCCATTTCGGCGGTGCTGCTGGGCTTGTTGGCGGGCTACGCGCTGGCCTTCGCGCTTGGCATGGTCAGCTTTGACAGTGTTGGCCGCGCAGCCGCCTTCGCGCTGCCCAACCCTTTCCATTTCGGGATGGAATTCAGCACCGCCGCGATCATTGGCTTTTGCGCCATGGCATTTGTGTCGGCGGTCGAAACCGTGGGCGATGTGTCGGGCATTGCCAAGGGCGGCGCGGGGCGTGAGGCGACCGACCGCGAAATCGCGGGTGCCACCTATGCCGATGGTCTGGGCACCGCCGTATCGGGCCTGTTCGGCGCGCTGCCCAATACCAGCTTCAGCCAGAATGTGGGCCTGATTGCCATGACCGGCGTCATGTCGCGCCATGTCGTGACCTTTGGCGCGGTGCTGCTGGTGGTTGCGGGGCTGTTTCCGAAGGTGGGCGCGGTCATTTCCACCGTCCCCATCGAAGTGCTGGGCGGCGGCGTGATCGTGATGTTCGGCATGGTCGTGGCCGCCGGGATCTCCATGCTGTCGGACGTGCATTGGAACCGCCGCAACATGGTGATCTTCGCCATCGCACTGTCGCTGGGGCTGGGGCTGCAACTGGAACCGTCGGCGCTGCAACACCTGCCCGACACGCCGCGCGTGCTGCTGACATCCGGCATCCTGCCCGCGGCCTTCATCGCCATTCTGCTAAACCTGATCCTGCCGCAGGAACTGGCTGGGGAAGCGACCGAAGAAGTCTCTGGCGGGCTGCATGGCAGTGGCGCGGGGCTGCACCCCGCCGACCGCAAAGGCTAA
- a CDS encoding trans-sulfuration enzyme family protein — protein MSEHESLVRRMGWPESVSRAVGTPIQPSVVYASPDPDTLDAQYEGRAQGYTYAREGHPNADVLARKIDQMEGATGGVVLGSGMAAVAAVLMGLTRAGDHVLGGDQLYGRSLRLMREDLPRLGVATSLADPTDAAAFLAALRPETKLILLEVVSNPTLRVADLAAIIDGAQARGVLVVVDNTFTTPRGYRPFDHGADIVVHSVTKMLAGHSDATLGYVAARDASHRKAIYDFAVTVGFTPSPFDCWLAERGLYSFELRYDRAEANAAALADHIAGLPGVSRVLYPTRPDHPDHNRAVALLGARGGHMVSFEIGGGRAAANRLTQAAPNIAFAPTLGDIGTTLSHPASSSHRALGPEGRAALGISEGFFRVSVGVEDIGMLCSEFETAIRAAT, from the coding sequence ATGAGTGAGCATGAGAGCCTGGTGCGGCGGATGGGTTGGCCTGAAAGCGTATCGCGGGCTGTGGGAACACCGATCCAGCCTTCGGTGGTGTATGCCTCTCCCGACCCCGACACGCTGGATGCCCAATACGAGGGCCGCGCGCAGGGGTATACCTATGCGCGCGAGGGGCACCCCAATGCCGATGTGTTGGCCCGCAAGATTGACCAGATGGAAGGGGCGACAGGGGGGGTCGTGCTGGGGTCCGGCATGGCGGCGGTCGCGGCGGTGCTGATGGGGCTGACGCGCGCGGGCGATCATGTGCTGGGGGGCGACCAGCTCTACGGGCGGTCCTTGCGGCTTATGCGCGAGGATCTGCCGCGTCTGGGCGTGGCGACATCGCTGGCCGATCCGACCGATGCGGCGGCCTTTCTGGCAGCGCTCCGGCCTGAAACGAAGCTGATCCTGCTAGAGGTGGTGTCGAACCCCACGCTGCGCGTGGCGGATTTGGCGGCGATTATCGACGGGGCGCAGGCGCGGGGCGTGCTGGTGGTGGTGGACAATACCTTTACCACGCCGCGCGGCTACCGCCCGTTTGACCATGGCGCGGATATTGTCGTGCATTCGGTCACGAAGATGCTGGCCGGGCATTCGGACGCGACCTTGGGCTATGTTGCCGCCCGCGACGCGAGCCATCGCAAAGCGATTTACGATTTCGCCGTGACCGTGGGCTTTACCCCCAGCCCCTTCGATTGCTGGCTGGCCGAGCGGGGGCTCTATTCATTCGAGCTGCGCTATGACCGGGCCGAGGCGAATGCGGCAGCCTTGGCCGATCATATCGCGGGCCTGCCGGGGGTAAGCCGTGTGCTATACCCCACGCGCCCTGACCACCCCGACCATAACCGGGCCGTGGCGCTGCTGGGCGCGCGCGGCGGCCATATGGTTAGTTTCGAGATTGGCGGCGGGCGCGCGGCGGCCAACCGGCTGACGCAGGCCGCGCCAAACATCGCCTTTGCGCCCACCTTGGGGGATATCGGCACAACACTGTCGCATCCGGCCAGTTCTTCGCACCGGGCGCTGGGGCCCGAGGGGCGCGCGGCGCTTGGTATCTCGGAAGGGTTCTTCCGGGTGTCGGTCGGGGTGGAAGATATTGGGATGCTGTGTTCCGAGTTCGAGACGGCGATCCGCGCTGCGACGTGA
- a CDS encoding deoxyguanosinetriphosphate triphosphohydrolase yields the protein MLKPYATQPDQSRGRAHAEAMSTFRSPFQRDRDRIIHSSAFRRLKHKTQVFIEHEGDYYRTRLTHSIEVAQVARTLASALGLNTDLAEAIALAHDLGHPPFGHTGEDALCALMAPYGGFDHNAQALRIVTKLERHYADFDGLNLTWETLEGIAKHNGPVTDAAGAPLKDGVLPYALAECNAAFDLELSGYASAEAQVAAIADDIAYNHHDLHDGLRSGLFTEADLMDLPITGPAFAEVDRLYPGLEVMRRRHEALRRVFGVMVEDVLLVAGTRLGPADLRSAQDIRDLGLTIIRFSDRLFRELKVIRQFLFTRMYRAPSVVEMRAKVTAMVEELFPLFMARPDLLPAEWRLDVAQAADETALARIVADYVSGMTDRFAIQEHARLVGAPDR from the coding sequence ATGCTCAAACCCTATGCCACCCAGCCCGACCAGTCGCGGGGCCGCGCGCACGCGGAAGCGATGAGCACCTTCCGCTCGCCCTTTCAACGCGACCGCGACCGGATTATCCATTCCAGCGCGTTCCGGCGGCTGAAGCACAAGACACAAGTGTTCATCGAACATGAGGGCGACTATTACCGCACCCGCCTGACCCATTCGATAGAAGTGGCACAGGTCGCGCGCACGCTGGCCTCCGCCTTGGGGCTGAACACCGATCTGGCCGAAGCCATTGCGCTGGCGCATGATCTGGGCCACCCGCCCTTTGGCCATACGGGCGAGGACGCGCTCTGCGCATTGATGGCCCCCTATGGCGGCTTTGACCACAACGCTCAAGCCCTGCGCATCGTGACCAAACTGGAACGCCATTACGCCGATTTCGACGGGCTGAACCTGACATGGGAAACGCTGGAAGGGATCGCCAAGCATAACGGCCCGGTGACGGATGCCGCAGGCGCGCCGCTGAAAGACGGGGTGCTGCCCTATGCGCTGGCCGAATGCAATGCAGCCTTCGATCTGGAATTGTCGGGCTATGCCAGCGCCGAAGCACAGGTCGCCGCCATTGCCGATGACATCGCCTATAACCACCATGATTTGCACGATGGTTTGCGGTCGGGCCTGTTTACCGAAGCTGACCTGATGGACCTGCCGATCACCGGCCCGGCCTTTGCCGAGGTTGACCGGCTTTATCCGGGGCTGGAGGTGATGCGCCGCCGCCATGAGGCGCTGCGCCGCGTGTTCGGGGTGATGGTCGAGGATGTGCTGCTGGTGGCAGGCACGCGGCTGGGACCGGCGGATCTGCGCTCGGCGCAGGATATCCGCGATCTGGGGCTGACGATTATCCGGTTTTCCGACCGCCTGTTCCGCGAATTGAAGGTGATCCGGCAGTTCCTGTTCACCCGCATGTATCGTGCGCCCAGCGTGGTCGAAATGCGCGCCAAGGTGACCGCCATGGTCGAGGAGTTGTTCCCTTTGTTCATGGCGCGGCCCGACCTGTTGCCGGCGGAATGGCGGCTGGATGTGGCGCAGGCCGCCGATGAGACGGCGCTGGCGCGGATCGTGGCGGATTATGTGTCGGGGATGACCGACCGTTTTGCCATTCAGGAACACGCGCGGCTGGTTGGGGCGCCTGATCGGTAA
- a CDS encoding superoxide dismutase yields the protein MAFELPDLPYAHDALADLGMSAETLEFHHDIHHKAYVDNGNKLIAGTEWEGKSLEDIITGTYQSGAVAQSGIFNNASQHWNHVQFWEMMGPGTGGMPGELEKALVESFGSVDKFKEDFAAAGAGQFGSGWCWLVKDKDGSLRVTKTENGVNPLCFGQTALLGCDVWEHSYYIDFRNKRPAYLSNFLEKLVNWENVASRM from the coding sequence ATGGCTTTTGAGCTTCCCGACCTTCCCTACGCCCATGACGCGCTGGCCGATCTGGGTATGAGCGCCGAGACGCTGGAATTCCACCATGACATCCACCACAAGGCCTATGTCGACAATGGCAACAAGCTGATCGCCGGGACCGAGTGGGAAGGCAAATCGCTGGAAGATATCATCACCGGCACCTACCAGTCGGGCGCGGTGGCGCAGTCGGGCATCTTCAACAATGCCAGCCAGCACTGGAACCACGTCCAGTTCTGGGAGATGATGGGCCCGGGCACCGGCGGCATGCCGGGAGAGCTGGAAAAAGCGCTGGTTGAAAGCTTCGGCTCTGTCGACAAGTTCAAAGAAGATTTCGCCGCTGCGGGCGCGGGCCAGTTCGGCTCTGGCTGGTGCTGGCTGGTCAAAGACAAGGATGGCTCGCTGCGCGTGACCAAGACCGAAAACGGCGTGAACCCGCTGTGCTTTGGTCAGACTGCCCTGCTGGGCTGCGACGTGTGGGAGCACAGCTACTACATCGACTTCCGCAACAAGCGCCCGGCGTACCTGTCGAACTTCCTTGAAAAGCTGGTGAACTGGGAAAACGTCGCATCGCGGATGTGA